agatttgtcaaatatttaatcctcttatcaacatgggagtgggcaaatatgctgctttatgcaaatgtatgtatatatttattattggaaatcaattatcaacacaaaacaatgacagatattgtccagaaaccctcaaaggtactgcatttagcataaaacaatattctcaaatcataacatggcaaaactgcagcccaacaggcaacaacagctgtcagtgtgtcagtgtgctgacttgactatgacttgccccaaactgcatgtgattatcataaagtgttcatgtctgtaaagggtgTAAATAGTAAAAATGTTTACGACTTTTGTTCGAGGTGAATCATTTTCTAATAATAACGTGTTCAACGAATTATCTGTtcataccatggatgtataaagagacaatTTGTTTACACTTCCTCCGTGTAAAAGATTTCCCCCCACCTCTCATGCCAGAACCACTTGCCTACAGTAAATGTTTTACCTTTGATCATCGGccttattctgaaaagactGTTCTGTATTCACCGCTGACAGAAGtcgtctctctgctctctgtaacCGACAGGTCAGTGATGTGAAGTTCCAAGCTCAGACCgcagaggagaaggaggctTGGATTAAAGCTCTGCTTGACGGCATCAATCGAGCAAAGAACAAAATCTTTGATGAGGTAAACATCTCTTCATTTCATCCTCACTGAGTTTTTAATACACGTTCAGTGGAGAAGGGAATGAATGAGCTTCATGTTTTCACAGGTGACGGTTGATGAGAGCAGTAATTTAGACCATGTGACCCGATCGAGGCCCAAAGGGAACCGCAACCGGCGGCCACCGACCAGGATACACATGaaagaggtgtgtgtttgtgtgtgtgtgtgtgtgtgtgcgtgtgtgtgtgtgtgtgttcgagaGAGAGAATCcattcatgtgtgtgtaagaaGACACTGTGTGGTTAGCTCCGTCGCTACAGTAAGTCAGTCGAGATTTGTATCTCAGCTTTGTGTTGAGTTTATTGTTCTTCTTGTGTTTAGATGGGTCTCTTATTggttcagacacacacacacacacacacacacacacaggaggtatgcatgtgtgaatgtgtgtaagtCACTCTGGATAAGAGCGTCTGCTAGAGGGCTGAACCAAACTAAATCATTCCTGTTGATTTCATGCCAGATTTATATTTCTATAGCTCCCATAAAGTATTCTGATTTGGTCTGATCTGGTTCTGAatagttactgttactgtcTGTTTATTAAGCATATTTAAAATACTATATTTTGTATTACCAAATATGtattaagtatattttgctatattttagtaaaaaagtagggctgattaacgcaaatttgttttaacgactCTAATTTAGctaattaacgcaacttgcgttatgtatttttttatggctgttgacagtatttttcaGAAAAcgtgtaatacaaaaaataatcgccttaatgtaagtaatcaacagggaaagtttcatggtgatatctaatAGTTAAATTGTTACCCTATTCATCTGTAGTGTCTCTCCTTAATATAAACTCCAGAAACATTAACagaaatatttttgttattcaCTAATCTCGCTTCTAATTTGCTGTGTTTTGATCACCGGTAAACTGCCGACAATGAAAGTCAACACATTCCTAATCTCTTCCCTTTCTGGtagacttttaatttgaaatatcTGCTGAGTTTCATgtttatgtttctttattttgcacaaattaagactacacaaacgtaaaaaaaactaaaaagtgcaggaagaggcaaaaaacccactgggcttatttgaagcctccacctagagacaagaatAATGTACAgacataatatgactacataatagtgatgatTAGAAAAAGATATAATAACAAGAAGCATTGACAGCGGTTTaacaatgaatgaaaaaagGGCAACCTAGAAGTGATAAAAATTAATTAGTGAATAAAAACAGTATTTCTGTTAAAAGAGAAACTCTGCAGAAGAGTGGTCagccttttttgttttaactctGCCTTTATTAGCAACCAGCCCATATGTTTGTATAACAGCTTGATGGTATATTGGCTTTTAATTGAACTAAATGTATTGTCTGCGTGATATCTTTTTTGCCCTCTAACAGGTAGCTGATGTGTCGTCTGACGGTATCCTGCGTTTGGATCTTGATCTTGAGGATGCCATAATGCCTAATGGGACCCATCACACCACTGTTGATGGCACTGCAACCCCCAAAGAGGCAATCAGAGTCCCAAGTCCTCCGTCCAAGGCCAGTGAAACTGCAGAGAGACGGTCCGGGGCGATTTCTGAAGAGGAGGCTCAGACCGAGCCAGAGGTCAGTCCCCAGAAAAAGGTCATCAAACCCCCCATGCCCCCGACCAAAGAGGCTAAACCCAGTTCACCACCTGAGGATGAACCTGATCAGGATGACGGTCCAGAGAAAAAGGTCTGTATGATGCAATATATAACCATTATCATTCAATGcagaaatatttgtgtgtttgcatgatcTATAAAATATGATTTCATGTTCATTAAGGTCCTGAAGCCTCCTATGCCTCCGTCTAAAGAAGCCAAGCCGTCTGCTTCACCTGTGGAAGAAGCTACAGAAGCTGAAAAGAAAACGACGggtccaccaccaccaacccctCCCAACAAACCCAGCCCCAGCAGCTCCACGAGCAACCCGGCAGAGGCCTCGCAGTCCAGGCCGAACTCCCACCCTCCTACCCCTCCATCCAAAGAGAAGAAGCCCTCCCATCCTGCTGAGGAGCCGGACCAAGAGGTTCAAGACTCGACTGATGAGAataaggagaaggaggagacagGAACAGATGAGGTGGACCAGTCGGTTTCTAAAGATCTACCCAGTGATGTTGAACCTGAGAGTCCCAGCGAAGAGGTACGGGTTTCTGGAGAAGAATCAGAGGAGACTATGACTAAAGCATCCGACAATGAGCCCACAGAGCAACTCAGAAAGAGTCCCAGTCCTCCTCTAATCCCCAAGAAAAAGCCTGTTCAGCCTGACGAGCAACACACGGACGACAACATGACTATAACGCAGACTGATGAGGGCCAGGACTCCGCTGCATTACTGCAAACAGCCTCAGATACCTCAGCCAGCTCTCCTCAATCAGAAGAGGCTCTACCCAAGAGGGAAGTCCAGTCAGTGGTTGTCTCTGTGAGTGACCCGGTCGCTGACGGCCTCAGCCTGAGTCCACTGCTCTGTCACCTGCCcggggagaagaaaaagaagacggAGGAGAAATCCGTCGACAGCGGTCAGCACTCGGACGACGACAGCGAGGGCTCCGGGAGTGAAGACACGCTGGCGGCTTCCACGCGTGCGTTGAGAGGAAGCAACGCCGGGCTGGATGTGTTGGACGCCAGTGAGGAAGTCATTCAGCAGATCCCCGTTAGTATAAGGCCGAAACAGGCCCCACCCAAACCTCAGGTCAGACCGAAAATCTTTCCCTCTCGGCGTTCAGAGCCCACTCCTCCTCTCAAACCTTCAGCCATGGGCAGGTCTGCCTCCATCGGAGATCTGCTGTCTGACTCTTCAGTCCGCGTTCAGGCGAAACAGCCCACCGGAGCTGTGGTCGGAGGCGACGCGGCCCCTACCGATGACTTCAGGAAACTTGAGACTGAAGTGGCGCTGGAGATGGAGAAGACGAAGGAGCTCCAGAGCAGAGTGAACCAGTCCGGGGGGGGAGGTGACGGGGAGGGCGCGCCGGAGGACCTGCTGGCCAAGGCCATGGAGAAGCTGAAGAAGGCCGACCACGTCCTGAGGGAAGTCAATAAACTGAAACTCGCAAGGAGCTCAAGCACCAGGAAGAGCTGGTGAATGTCAGTCACAGAGAGAATGACTTAGAATTGACCGTTCGCTAAACCTGTCTCCTCAACAGTTGACTTTTCAGAGGGCAAAATCATCTAGAAATGAGAAGCTGCTTTTGTGTTCCTCTGACTGAAATCACTGGTTCCCTGCAACCCTttaaagcaggggtcagcaacctgcagctctttagcaCCTCTCCGGTGGCTCCCTGTGGCTTTGACAAAAATTATATAGAAATGAATAAtggttattttttaacatttcaactTTCGTTAATCATTGAAGTGATTCTTACATTCACCAACTGCAAACGTGTAGCCTACACACCACAAATTTTAACATTTCAggagggctgacccaaatgctttgaagcttcgaccgttgccatggtaatcaacctccaaatcagtgttcgaatgcttcgttttctaatctttttatatatacaagtatttaataacaATGTATAAATCCCGAAATAGCCCATgcaataaggaataatcccacaacattattcatattgaatattaattattatt
Above is a genomic segment from Sebastes umbrosus isolate fSebUmb1 chromosome 2, fSebUmb1.pri, whole genome shotgun sequence containing:
- the plekho2 gene encoding pleckstrin homology domain-containing family O member 2, with protein sequence MEDGAKEDPAQSKEPKFLGKAGWVKKAPKGLLASYKDRYVRVEKTEIVVYENEDLQNCLERVDLENYDECRELKSPFKKKHRLLLIRSSKPGNKVSDVKFQAQTAEEKEAWIKALLDGINRAKNKIFDEVTVDESSNLDHVTRSRPKGNRNRRPPTRIHMKEVADVSSDGILRLDLDLEDAIMPNGTHHTTVDGTATPKEAIRVPSPPSKASETAERRSGAISEEEAQTEPEVSPQKKVIKPPMPPTKEAKPSSPPEDEPDQDDGPEKKVLKPPMPPSKEAKPSASPVEEATEAEKKTTGPPPPTPPNKPSPSSSTSNPAEASQSRPNSHPPTPPSKEKKPSHPAEEPDQEVQDSTDENKEKEETGTDEVDQSVSKDLPSDVEPESPSEEVRVSGEESEETMTKASDNEPTEQLRKSPSPPLIPKKKPVQPDEQHTDDNMTITQTDEGQDSAALLQTASDTSASSPQSEEALPKREVQSVVVSVSDPVADGLSLSPLLCHLPGEKKKKTEEKSVDSGQHSDDDSEGSGSEDTLAASTRALRGSNAGLDVLDASEEVIQQIPVSIRPKQAPPKPQVRPKIFPSRRSEPTPPLKPSAMGRSASIGDLLSDSSVRVQAKQPTGAVVGGDAAPTDDFRKLETEVALEMEKTKELQSRVNQSGGGGDGEGAPEDLLAKAMEKLKKADHVLREVNKLKLARSSSTRKSW